The Manihot esculenta cultivar AM560-2 chromosome 1, M.esculenta_v8, whole genome shotgun sequence genome has a window encoding:
- the LOC110621051 gene encoding LOW QUALITY PROTEIN: catalase-2-like (The sequence of the model RefSeq protein was modified relative to this genomic sequence to represent the inferred CDS: inserted 1 base in 1 codon) — MDPYKFRPSSAHNSPFFTANSGAPVWNNNNSLTVGSRGPILLEDYHLVEKLANFDRERIPERVVHARGASAKGFFEVTHDISHLTCADFLRAPGVQTPVIVRFSTVIHERGSPETLRDPRGFAVKFYTREGNFDLXGNNFPVFFIRDGMKFPDMVHALKPNPKSHIQENWRILDFFSHHPESLHMFTFLFDDIGIPQDYRHMDGFGVNTYTLIKKSGKAHYVKFHWKPTCGVKSLLEDEAIRVGGSNHSHATQDLYDSIAAGHYPEWKLFIQIIDPDDENKFDFDPLDVTKTWPEDILPLQPVGRLVLNRNIDNFFAENEQLAFCPSIVVPGVYYSDDKLLQTRIFSYSDTQRHRLGPNYLMLPANAPKCSHHNDHHDGFMNFMHRDEEVNYFPSRYDPVRHAEKYPTPPVILSGKRDKCVIPKENNFKQPGERYRSFSPDRKERFIQRWVEALSDPRVTHEIRSIWISYWAQADRYLGQKIASHLNMRPTM; from the exons ATGGATCCTTACAAG TTTCGTCCATCAAGCGCCCACAATTCTCCTTTCTTCACCGCAAACTCTGGTGCCCCTGTTTGGAACAATAACAATTCCCTCACAGTTGGCTCCAGAG GTCCAATTCTTCTCGAGGATTATCATTTGGTGGAGAAGCTAGCAAATTTCGACAGGGAACGGATTCCAGAGCGTGTGGTTCATGCTAGAGGTGCTAGTGCTAAAGGGTTCTTTGAAGTAACTCATGATATCTCTCATCTCACCTGTGCTGATTTCCTTCGAGCACCTGGAGTCCAGACCCCTGTTATTGTCAGGTTTTCTACTGTTATCCATGAGCGTGGAAGTCCTGAAACTCTTAGAGATCCTCGAGGTTTTGCTGTCAAGTTTTACACCAGAGAG GGTAACTTTGACC GTGGCAACAATTTCCCTGTATTTTTCATCCGTGATGGGATGAAATTCCCTGACATGGTCCATGCTCTCAAACCCAATCCTAAGTCACACATTCAAGAAAACTGGAGGATACTAGACTTCTTCTCACACCACCCTGAGAGCTTGCACATGTTCACCTTTCTCTTTGATGACATTGGTATCCCACAGGATTACAGGCACATGGATGGCTTTGGTGTCAACACATACACTTTGATCAAAAAGTCTGGGAAGGCACATTATGTGAAATTCCACTGGAAACCAACTTGTGGGGTTAAGAGTTTGTTGGAAGATGAGGCCATAAGAGTTGGTGGATCTAACCACAGTCATGCCACACAGGACCTCTATGACTCGATTGCAGCCGGACACTACCCTGAGTGGAAGCTTTTCATTCAGATAATTGATCCTGATGATGAAAACAAGTTTGATTTTGATCCACTTGATGTGACCAAGACTTGGCCTGAAGACATCTTGCCCTTGCAGCCTGTGGGTCGCTTGGTTTTGAACAGGAATATAGATAATTTCTTTGCTGAGAATGAGCAGCTTGCATTCTGCCCCTCTATTGTGGTGCCTGGTGTCTATTATTCAGATGATAAGTTGCTGCAAACTAGAATCTTCTCCTACTCTGATACACAGAGGCATCGTCTTGGACCAAATTATCTGATGCTTCCTGCAAATgctcccaagtgttctcatcaCAACGATCACCATGATGGCTTCATGAATTTTATGCATAGGGATGAGGAG GTTAATTACTTCCCTTCAAGATATGATCCAGTTCGTCATGCTGAGAAGTACCCTACTCCTCCTGTTATTCTAAGTGGCAAGCGCGATAAG TGTGTCATTCCAAAGGAGAACAACTTCAAGCAGCCTGGGGAGAGATACCGTTCCTTTTCACCAGACAG GAAAGAGCGATTTATTCAACGTTGGGTTGAGGCCTTGTCCGACCCAAGGGTTACTCACGAAATTCGCAGTATTTGGATCTCATACTGGGCTCAG GCTGACAGGTATCTGGGACAGAAGATTGCTTCTCACCTCAACATGAGGCCAACCATGTGA
- the LOC110604931 gene encoding phosphoinositide phosphatase SAC6 isoform X2 yields the protein MMERAESGQKLYTRMRLWEFPDEYVIEPTDGSSGSPLSVSRVDGSMKLLDGVPECSSLRVPKIRTIFGVVGMLKLVAGSYLIVILERECVGSYLGHPIFKITSLKILPCDCSLKNSSVEQKKVETEFSGLLRVAERTHGLYFSYDTNLTLSAQRLHDLGDESKLLPLWRQAEPRFLWNNYMLEVLIDNKLDPYLLPVVQGSFQNFQAAIGKDIIEVTLIARRCTRRNGTRLWRRGADPDGYVANFVESEQVVHLNGFTASLVQIRGSMPFLWEQIVDLTYKPKFEIIKPEDAPQVAERHFLDLRKKYGSVLAVDLVNEHGGEGRLSEKFANATQHIRSDDVRYIHFDFHKICGHIHFERLSILYEQMADFLEKGGYLLLNEKGEKIKEQTGVVRTNCIDCLDRTNVTQSMIGRRMLEIQLRRIGVFAAEEKINSHPNFDDSFKILWANHGDDISIQYSGTPALKGDFVRCGQRTAQGILKDGWNALARYYFNNFSDGVKQDAIDLLHGHYIMSVSRDMTPPSQTGGLENIASFPLALSLVLTGFFFTLMSLRQGLTVAIAAFVRANGRIFCNRPRLHKPRH from the exons ATGATGGAGAGAGCAGAGTCGGGGCAGAAGCTATATACACGTATGCGTCTCTGGGAATTTCCAGATGAGTATGTAATTGAACCTACTGATGGATCTTCTGGTTCTCCGTTGTCTGTCAGTCGGGTCGATGGCTCCATGAAACTCCTTG ATGGAGTTCCAGAATGCAGCTCTCTTCGTGTTCCTAAAATAAGGACTATTTTTGGCGTGGTTGGGATGCTTAAGCTTGTGGCAG GGTCATACTTAATTGTTATATTGGAACGTGAATGTGTTGGATCATATTTGGGACATCCTATCTTCAAAATTACATCATTGAAGATTTTGCCTTGTGATTGTTCTCTTAAAAATTCCTCCGTAGAACAG AAAAAGGTGGAAACTGAATTCTCTGGACTGCTCAGAGTTGCAGAACGTACTCATGGTCTGTATTTCTCATATGACACCAATTTGACCCTGAG CGCCCAGCGACTGCACGATTTGGGTGATGAGTCTAAATTACTTCCACTTTGGAGACAG GCTGAACCCAGGTTTCTCTGGAACAATTATATGTTGGAAGTGCTCATAGATAATAAG CTTGATCCATACCTACTTCCTGTTGTCCAAGGGA GCTTTCAGAACTTTCAAGCAGCCATTGGAAAAGATATAATTGAAGTTACTCTGATCGCTAGGAGATGTACTAGGAGAAATG GCACTCGCTTGTGGAGAAGAGGAGCTGATCCTGATGGGTATGTTGCCAATTTTGTGGAATCTGAGCAAGTTGTGCATTTGAATGGGTTTACAGCATCATTAGTTCAG ATTCGAGGTTCAATGCCATTTCTTTGGGAGCAGATAGTTGATTTGACATACAAGCCTAAGTTTGAGATTATCAAACCCGAGGATGCT CCTCAAGTAGCAGAGCGGCATTTTCTagatttgagaaaaaaatatgGAAGTGTATTAGCAGTTGACCTTGTCAATGAG CATGGAGGGGAGGGACGCTTAAGTGAAAAATTTGCGAATGCAACACAACACATCCGTAGTGATGATGTAAG ATATATACActtcgattttcataaaatcTGCGGGCATATACACTTTGAGCGCCTATCTATCCTTTATGAACAAATGGCGGATTTCCTTGAGAAAGGCGG GTACCTTTTGTTGAATGAAAAAGGTGAGAAAATAAAGGAGCAAACTGGGGTTGTAAGGACCAACTGTATTGATTGTTTAGACCGTACAAACGTTACCCAG AGCATGATTGGTCGAAGAATGTTGGAAATCCAACTTAGAAGGATTGGTGTTTTTGCTGCAGAAGAAAAAATTAACTCACACCCAAATTTTGATGACAGCTTTAAGATAT TATGGGCCAACCATGGGGATGACATAAGCATTCAATATTCTGGAACTCCTGCTTTAAAAGGAGATTTTGTAAG ATGTGGCCAGCGGACAGCCCAAGGGATCCTTAAAGATGGTTGGAATGCACTTGCTCGCTATTACTTCAATAACTTCTCTGATGGTGTAAAACAG GATGCAATTGATCTCTTACATGGGCATTACATTATGTCTGTGAGCCGAGATATGACCCCTCCATCTCAAACTGGAGGCCTCGAGAATATAGCT TCTTTTCCGCTGGCGCTATCATTGGTCTTGACTGGGTTCTTTTTTACCCTTATGTCACTTCGGCAAG GCCTTACTGTAGCTATTGCAGCATTTGTGAGGGCCAATGGACGGATTTTCTGCAATCGGCCTCGTTTGCATAAACCTCGGCATTGA
- the LOC110604931 gene encoding phosphoinositide phosphatase SAC6 isoform X1, with amino-acid sequence MMERAESGQKLYTRMRLWEFPDEYVIEPTDGSSGSPLSVSRVDGSMKLLDGVPECSSLRVPKIRTIFGVVGMLKLVAGSYLIVILERECVGSYLGHPIFKITSLKILPCDCSLKNSSVEQKKVETEFSGLLRVAERTHGLYFSYDTNLTLSAQRLHDLGDESKLLPLWRQAEPRFLWNNYMLEVLIDNKLDPYLLPVVQGSFQNFQAAIGKDIIEVTLIARRCTRRNGTRLWRRGADPDGYVANFVESEQVVHLNGFTASLVQIRGSMPFLWEQIVDLTYKPKFEIIKPEDAPQVAERHFLDLRKKYGSVLAVDLVNEHGGEGRLSEKFANATQHIRSDDVRYIHFDFHKICGHIHFERLSILYEQMADFLEKGGYLLLNEKGEKIKEQTGVVRTNCIDCLDRTNVTQSMIGRRMLEIQLRRIGVFAAEEKINSHPNFDDSFKILWANHGDDISIQYSGTPALKGDFVRCGQRTAQGILKDGWNALARYYFNNFSDGVKQDAIDLLHGHYIMSVSRDMTPPSQTGGLENIASFPLALSLVLTGFFFTLMSLRQVRYDLRHLIFSTIWAGLTVAIAAFVRANGRIFCNRPRLHKPRH; translated from the exons ATGATGGAGAGAGCAGAGTCGGGGCAGAAGCTATATACACGTATGCGTCTCTGGGAATTTCCAGATGAGTATGTAATTGAACCTACTGATGGATCTTCTGGTTCTCCGTTGTCTGTCAGTCGGGTCGATGGCTCCATGAAACTCCTTG ATGGAGTTCCAGAATGCAGCTCTCTTCGTGTTCCTAAAATAAGGACTATTTTTGGCGTGGTTGGGATGCTTAAGCTTGTGGCAG GGTCATACTTAATTGTTATATTGGAACGTGAATGTGTTGGATCATATTTGGGACATCCTATCTTCAAAATTACATCATTGAAGATTTTGCCTTGTGATTGTTCTCTTAAAAATTCCTCCGTAGAACAG AAAAAGGTGGAAACTGAATTCTCTGGACTGCTCAGAGTTGCAGAACGTACTCATGGTCTGTATTTCTCATATGACACCAATTTGACCCTGAG CGCCCAGCGACTGCACGATTTGGGTGATGAGTCTAAATTACTTCCACTTTGGAGACAG GCTGAACCCAGGTTTCTCTGGAACAATTATATGTTGGAAGTGCTCATAGATAATAAG CTTGATCCATACCTACTTCCTGTTGTCCAAGGGA GCTTTCAGAACTTTCAAGCAGCCATTGGAAAAGATATAATTGAAGTTACTCTGATCGCTAGGAGATGTACTAGGAGAAATG GCACTCGCTTGTGGAGAAGAGGAGCTGATCCTGATGGGTATGTTGCCAATTTTGTGGAATCTGAGCAAGTTGTGCATTTGAATGGGTTTACAGCATCATTAGTTCAG ATTCGAGGTTCAATGCCATTTCTTTGGGAGCAGATAGTTGATTTGACATACAAGCCTAAGTTTGAGATTATCAAACCCGAGGATGCT CCTCAAGTAGCAGAGCGGCATTTTCTagatttgagaaaaaaatatgGAAGTGTATTAGCAGTTGACCTTGTCAATGAG CATGGAGGGGAGGGACGCTTAAGTGAAAAATTTGCGAATGCAACACAACACATCCGTAGTGATGATGTAAG ATATATACActtcgattttcataaaatcTGCGGGCATATACACTTTGAGCGCCTATCTATCCTTTATGAACAAATGGCGGATTTCCTTGAGAAAGGCGG GTACCTTTTGTTGAATGAAAAAGGTGAGAAAATAAAGGAGCAAACTGGGGTTGTAAGGACCAACTGTATTGATTGTTTAGACCGTACAAACGTTACCCAG AGCATGATTGGTCGAAGAATGTTGGAAATCCAACTTAGAAGGATTGGTGTTTTTGCTGCAGAAGAAAAAATTAACTCACACCCAAATTTTGATGACAGCTTTAAGATAT TATGGGCCAACCATGGGGATGACATAAGCATTCAATATTCTGGAACTCCTGCTTTAAAAGGAGATTTTGTAAG ATGTGGCCAGCGGACAGCCCAAGGGATCCTTAAAGATGGTTGGAATGCACTTGCTCGCTATTACTTCAATAACTTCTCTGATGGTGTAAAACAG GATGCAATTGATCTCTTACATGGGCATTACATTATGTCTGTGAGCCGAGATATGACCCCTCCATCTCAAACTGGAGGCCTCGAGAATATAGCT TCTTTTCCGCTGGCGCTATCATTGGTCTTGACTGGGTTCTTTTTTACCCTTATGTCACTTCGGCAAG TTCGATATGATCTTCGTCACTTAATCTTCTCAACTATATGGGCAGGCCTTACTGTAGCTATTGCAGCATTTGTGAGGGCCAATGGACGGATTTTCTGCAATCGGCCTCGTTTGCATAAACCTCGGCATTGA
- the LOC110604931 gene encoding phosphoinositide phosphatase SAC6 isoform X3, whose product MMERAESGQKLYTRMRLWEFPDEYVIEPTDGSSGSPLSVSRVDGSMKLLDGVPECSSLRVPKIRTIFGVVGMLKLVAGSYLIVILERECVGSYLGHPIFKITSLKILPCDCSLKNSSVEQKKVETEFSGLLRVAERTHGLYFSYDTNLTLSAQRLHDLGDESKLLPLWRQAEPRFLWNNYMLEVLIDNKLDPYLLPVVQGSFQNFQAAIGKDIIEVTLIARRCTRRNGTRLWRRGADPDGYVANFVESEQVVHLNGFTASLVQIRGSMPFLWEQIVDLTYKPKFEIIKPEDAPQVAERHFLDLRKKYGSVLAVDLVNEHGGEGRLSEKFANATQHIRSDDVRYLLLNEKGEKIKEQTGVVRTNCIDCLDRTNVTQSMIGRRMLEIQLRRIGVFAAEEKINSHPNFDDSFKILWANHGDDISIQYSGTPALKGDFVRCGQRTAQGILKDGWNALARYYFNNFSDGVKQDAIDLLHGHYIMSVSRDMTPPSQTGGLENIASFPLALSLVLTGFFFTLMSLRQVRYDLRHLIFSTIWAGLTVAIAAFVRANGRIFCNRPRLHKPRH is encoded by the exons ATGATGGAGAGAGCAGAGTCGGGGCAGAAGCTATATACACGTATGCGTCTCTGGGAATTTCCAGATGAGTATGTAATTGAACCTACTGATGGATCTTCTGGTTCTCCGTTGTCTGTCAGTCGGGTCGATGGCTCCATGAAACTCCTTG ATGGAGTTCCAGAATGCAGCTCTCTTCGTGTTCCTAAAATAAGGACTATTTTTGGCGTGGTTGGGATGCTTAAGCTTGTGGCAG GGTCATACTTAATTGTTATATTGGAACGTGAATGTGTTGGATCATATTTGGGACATCCTATCTTCAAAATTACATCATTGAAGATTTTGCCTTGTGATTGTTCTCTTAAAAATTCCTCCGTAGAACAG AAAAAGGTGGAAACTGAATTCTCTGGACTGCTCAGAGTTGCAGAACGTACTCATGGTCTGTATTTCTCATATGACACCAATTTGACCCTGAG CGCCCAGCGACTGCACGATTTGGGTGATGAGTCTAAATTACTTCCACTTTGGAGACAG GCTGAACCCAGGTTTCTCTGGAACAATTATATGTTGGAAGTGCTCATAGATAATAAG CTTGATCCATACCTACTTCCTGTTGTCCAAGGGA GCTTTCAGAACTTTCAAGCAGCCATTGGAAAAGATATAATTGAAGTTACTCTGATCGCTAGGAGATGTACTAGGAGAAATG GCACTCGCTTGTGGAGAAGAGGAGCTGATCCTGATGGGTATGTTGCCAATTTTGTGGAATCTGAGCAAGTTGTGCATTTGAATGGGTTTACAGCATCATTAGTTCAG ATTCGAGGTTCAATGCCATTTCTTTGGGAGCAGATAGTTGATTTGACATACAAGCCTAAGTTTGAGATTATCAAACCCGAGGATGCT CCTCAAGTAGCAGAGCGGCATTTTCTagatttgagaaaaaaatatgGAAGTGTATTAGCAGTTGACCTTGTCAATGAG CATGGAGGGGAGGGACGCTTAAGTGAAAAATTTGCGAATGCAACACAACACATCCGTAGTGATGATGTAAG GTACCTTTTGTTGAATGAAAAAGGTGAGAAAATAAAGGAGCAAACTGGGGTTGTAAGGACCAACTGTATTGATTGTTTAGACCGTACAAACGTTACCCAG AGCATGATTGGTCGAAGAATGTTGGAAATCCAACTTAGAAGGATTGGTGTTTTTGCTGCAGAAGAAAAAATTAACTCACACCCAAATTTTGATGACAGCTTTAAGATAT TATGGGCCAACCATGGGGATGACATAAGCATTCAATATTCTGGAACTCCTGCTTTAAAAGGAGATTTTGTAAG ATGTGGCCAGCGGACAGCCCAAGGGATCCTTAAAGATGGTTGGAATGCACTTGCTCGCTATTACTTCAATAACTTCTCTGATGGTGTAAAACAG GATGCAATTGATCTCTTACATGGGCATTACATTATGTCTGTGAGCCGAGATATGACCCCTCCATCTCAAACTGGAGGCCTCGAGAATATAGCT TCTTTTCCGCTGGCGCTATCATTGGTCTTGACTGGGTTCTTTTTTACCCTTATGTCACTTCGGCAAG TTCGATATGATCTTCGTCACTTAATCTTCTCAACTATATGGGCAGGCCTTACTGTAGCTATTGCAGCATTTGTGAGGGCCAATGGACGGATTTTCTGCAATCGGCCTCGTTTGCATAAACCTCGGCATTGA
- the LOC110605691 gene encoding disease resistance response protein 206: MAQSLLPYALAALLLVLSLEAASAAQHHPHKLKSLHFSLYQHETINKTGYIIVNGVAGANLSQTALPFGTLFVFEDPMTVTANRTSKVVGIAEGTSITSSLDGLTSISTAKITLSLKNHKGSISIVGGTHNVKPADHPVVGGTGDFLFVQGYVTSSPVDLVGITVVYKIEFHLYWPPYAEQVHPA; encoded by the coding sequence ATGGCTCAATCTCTACTCCCCTATGCTCTTGCTGCTTTGCTTTTAGTTCTTTCCCTGGAGGCTGCCTCTGCTGCACAACACCACCCCCACAAACTCAAGTCCCTCCACTTTTCACTTTACCAACATGAAACTATCAACAAAACTGGATATATCATAGTGAATGGTGTTGCAGGAGCAAACCTCAGCCAAACTGCACTGCCTTTTGGTACCTTATTTGTTTTCGAGGATCCCATGACAGTTACCGCCAACCGTACGTCCAAGGTCGTCGGTATTGCAGAAGGAACTTCCATAACCTCTAGCCTCGATGGGCTTACGAGCATTTCTACTGCTAAGATTACTCTAAGTTTGAAGAACCATAAAGGGTCAATTTCCATTGTTGGAGGCACGCATAATGTCAAACCTGCAGATCATCCTGTTGTGGGAGGCACTGGAGATTTCTTGTTTGTACAAGGCTATGTAACATCTTCACCGGTGGATCTCGTCGGCATCACTGTTGTCTACAAGATCGAATTTCACCTGTACTGGCCTCCATATGCAGAGCAAGTTCATCCAGCCTAG
- the LOC110608371 gene encoding dehydrodolichyl diphosphate synthase CPT3 gives MGKSSRLSEMFGNLGSFLRICIFRVLSMGPIPNHFAFIMDGNRRYAKKKNMKEGAGHRAGFLALISLLKYCYELGVKYVTIYAFSIDNFKRSPDEVKDLMDLLLEKIEELLSDESIVNQYGVRIYFIGNLMLLSEPVRIAAEKVMKATANNTNYTLLICIAYTSRDEIVHAVQVSCKNKEEEIQSLSFCKVNNDAIDEVEDNKKFNGVVPFGYLDSQKDKTDESQATRANVTSSCITTGVEEDGNKNNMTLRAVQGSYVDTWYNYQAMTENRMGNGASASKECGDMQGECSIIKLVDIEKHMYMAVAPKPDILIRSSGETRLSNFLLWQASECLLYSPDALWPEVGLWHLLWAVLNFQRNHSYLEKKRRQL, from the coding sequence ATGGGAAAAAGTAGTAGACTAAGTGAGATGTTTGGCAATTTGGGTAGTTTCCTTAGAATATGCATTTTTCGTGTTCTATCAATGGGACCCATTCCCAATCATTTTGCCTTCATAATGGATGGGAATCGGAGGTATGCTAAGAAGAAGAACATGAAAGAAGGGGCTGGTCATAGGGCTGGATTTTTAGCTCTTATTTCCTTACTTAAGTACTGCTATGAATTGGGAGTGAAGTATGTAACTATTTATGCTTTTAGCattgataattttaaaaggAGTCCTGATGAGGTTAAGGACCTGATGGATCTGTTGCTAGAAAAGATtgaggagttgctgagtgatGAAAGCATTGTGAATCAATATGGAGTCAGAATATATTTTATAGGAAATTTGATGCTTTTGAGTGAACCCGTGAGGATTGCAGCAGAAAAGGTTATGAAGGCGACTGCCAACAACACCAATTATACCCTTCTAATCTGCATAGCCTACACTTCACGTGATGAGATTGTACATGCTGTTCAAGTTTCATGTAAAAATAAAGAGGAGGAAATTCAATCATTGAGCTTTTGTAAAGTAAATAATGATGCCATTGATGAAGTGGAGGATAATAAAAAGTTTAATGGTGTCGTCCCATTTGGTTATTTAGATTCCCAGAAAGACAAGACAGATGAATCTCAAGCAACAAGGGCAAATGTGACCTCCAGTTGTATAACTACAGGAGTTGAAGAGGATGGCAATAAAAATAACATGACTTTGCGTGCTGTCCAAGGATCCTATGTAGATACATGGTATAACTATCAAGCAATGACGGAGAATAGAATGGGCAATGGAGCATCTGCATCCAAAGAATGTGGGGATATGCAGGGAGAGTGTTCTATAATAAAGCTAGTTGACATTGAGAAGCATATGTACATGGCAGTAGCTCCGAAACCTGACATCCTTATTCGAAGTTCTGGAGAGACCCGCCTGAGCAACTTTCTACTTTGGCAAGCTAGTGAGTGTCTGTTGTATTCTCCAGATGCTTTGTGGCCAGAAGTTGGTTTATGGCACTTGCTGTGGGCAGTATTAAACTTCCAAAGAAACCATTCTTATTTGGAAAAGAAAAGGCGGCAGTTGtaa